The following are encoded in a window of Mustela nigripes isolate SB6536 chromosome 1, MUSNIG.SB6536, whole genome shotgun sequence genomic DNA:
- the LOC132016012 gene encoding acyl-coenzyme A thioesterase 1-like: protein MALAYHNYEDLPKGLEILHLEYFEEAVNYLLDHPQVKGPGVRLLGSSKGGDLCLSMASFLKGITATVLVNGSVANVGGALHYQDEVLPPLGLDPNRVRLTKDGLADIVDVLNSPLEGADQKSFIPVDRAESAFLFLVGQDDHNWKSEFYANEASKRLQALGRKKPEIICYPETGHYTEPPYFPLCRASLHTLVGGPVIWGGEPRAHATAQVDAWKLLQTFFHKHLVGKS from the coding sequence ATGGCTCTGGCTTATCATAACTATGAAGACCTCCCCAAAGGCCTGGAGATCCTCCACCTGGAGTACTTTGAAGAAGCTGTCAACTATCTGCTGGATCACCCTCAGGTAAAGGGTCCAGGAGTCAGGCTGCTTGGCAGCTCCAAAGGAGGTGACCTCTGCCTCTCCATGGCGTCTTTCCTGAAGGGCATCACCGCCACGGTCTTAGTCAATGGCTCCGTGGCCAATGTCGGGGGAGCCTTACACTACCAAGATGAGGTCTTGCCCCCTCTGGGCTTAGACCCAAATCGAGTAAGGCTGACCAAAGATGGCTTGGCAGACATTGTGGATGTCCTGAACAGCCCTTTGGAAGGAGCTGACCAGAAGAGTTTCATTCCCGTAGACAGAGCTGAGAGTGCCTTCCTGTTCCTTGTAGGTCAGGATGACCACAACTGGAAGAGTGAATTCTATGCTAATGAGGCCTCTAAGCGCTTGCAGGCCCTTGGTAGGAAGAAGCCCGAGATCATCTGTTACCCTGAGACAGGACACTACACTGAGCCTCCCTACTTCCCCCTGTGCCGGGCTTCCCTACACACCTTGGTGGGTGGCCCTGTCATCTGGGGTGGGGAGCCCAGGGCTCATGCCACGGCCCAGGTGGATGCTTGGAAGCTGCTCCAGACTTTCTTCCACAAACACTTGGTGGGGAAAAGTTAG